The region AGTCCGGATGTTATTTTTCTCGACATTCAAATGCCGGGTAAAACAGGTTTAGAGTTATTGGAAGAAATTTCTGCTTTACCGGAAGTCGTATTCGTGACGGCTTACGATGAATATGCGATTCGTGCATTTGAAATAAATGCTTTGGATTATTTATTAAAACCGGTTCAACCCCAGCGATTAGCTGAAACTGTTAAAAAATTGCTGAATAAAGAGGTGGGCGAGAAGAAGGAAAACAACACACCTTTAGAAGATAATGATCAGGTATTTGTTAAGGATGGTGAGAAATGTTGGTTTGTTTCTTTAAACAATATTCGACTCTTTGAATCGGAAGGAAACTATGTAAGAGTGTATTTCGATAATTTCAGACCCTTGATTCTGAGAAGTCTAAATAGTTTAGAAACCCGTTTACCTGAAAAATCATTCTTTAGAGCAAGCCGTAAACACATTATTAATTTGAAATGGGTTGATTCAATTGAAACCTGGTTTAATGGTGGTTTAATGGTGAAATTAAAGGGTGGGCAGGAAGTTGAGATTTCGCGACGACAAGCGGTTAAACTAAAAGACATCATGAGTTTATAACATTAGGAGTTCAATTTGTTAATTAAAATTGACCTCAATTCTTTTCTTTTTTTTGTTTTTGCCATGTGTATTAACTATTTTTATGATAATTAAAAATAAACACAAACACATGAAAAAGAATCTACAATTAGCAGCAATGGCATTTGTTCTAGGATGTGCCACTTTAACTGCGCAAACAGGCCGAGTGGCTGGTGTGAAAACGCCATTGCAAACTCAGTCTATCAACAGTCACTCTCATTCTCACTCAGAAGGCGAGAGAAGTCCTAGCGGACATATTCGTTGTGCTACACCACAGCCATCGGCAGAGTGGGATGCTTGGTTTAATCAAAAGGTAGAAGAGTTTAAGGCACAGAATGCCAACAAAACTCAGATGCCTAATTACACTATTCCTGTTGTAGTACACGTTATTCACTCGGGAACCTCTGTAGGTTCCGGTGCTAATATTTCAGCAGCTCAGGTACAAGATCAGATCAATATCTTAAATG is a window of Bacteroidota bacterium DNA encoding:
- a CDS encoding response regulator; this encodes MKAIIIDDERLARQELKNLLAVHKEIEVVAECANAEEAKAKIAEISPDVIFLDIQMPGKTGLELLEEISALPEVVFVTAYDEYAIRAFEINALDYLLKPVQPQRLAETVKKLLNKEVGEKKENNTPLEDNDQVFVKDGEKCWFVSLNNIRLFESEGNYVRVYFDNFRPLILRSLNSLETRLPEKSFFRASRKHIINLKWVDSIETWFNGGLMVKLKGGQEVEISRRQAVKLKDIMSL